DNA sequence from the Cyprinus carpio isolate SPL01 chromosome A9, ASM1834038v1, whole genome shotgun sequence genome:
atactgtgaaatattattagaatcttAGTTATAAgaatcagtcttcagtgtcatattatccttcagaaatcatcctaatatgctgatttggtgctcgaaaaatattcttatcaatgttgaaaacagtcatgctgtttaatatttatttataatatttttgatgaatcaaaagttcaaaagagcagcatttatttgaaatataaatcttttgtatcatataaattatataattatgaaagTATAAATTCGTTTATTCATCAATTCATTAATCATTCATTCAGATCGTACTGACTTGCTTTGGAACTGTAGTGTAGATTTAGGAAGAAGATTATCACTTTGCAACAGTTGCAAATGCaatagaatattaataataataataatgatcgtATAAATGATGACTTGCATGATACATTTGGGAACAAAACCGCAACACAAAGgtggtttttctctctcttttttataattaacaaaaaataaataaaaaaataagttttttttagtaCAATATTGgattactgaaaaagaaaaacacttccatagtttttaataaccaaaaatacaataaaaatgatacaTGAAGTATCCATTTTTTCATCCTATTTTTTGAGATCCTGATTTTTGCATTATATAGGAATAGTAGCAATCCACAATCATTccttgtaactttgcagatggcCAACAGGCGGAGCACCTTTCCTTCAATGTTGGGGCTGCTAGattcatttattgtacatttgagTCTCCCAGGTCATACGATTCTTGCTACACATCATGTCGGTTCTCCCTGTTCTCCTCCTCCCTCATTTGGGCTGAATTCATTGCAGTGGCCTGGTAGATCCTTATCTCCTCTTGTGGGATCTCTTTCAGCAATGTGacgttaaaaacatttttgaagtttTCAATGAAACGCAGGTAAGATTGGAATCGCACCCATTGCAAATGAAACAATGACAACCAATGGGTCTTATAAAAGAGGCTACCTCAGACCTAAAGCCATAAAGCTTGTTAAAGCTTAAAAAACATGTTAGCTAAAATGAATGGTTACATGGAAAAATATAGAGCCTGACCTTATTTGCCCACAGTAGGGTGGTTCCTGGCTTGCAGAAGTACTGCATGGTGATCAGTAGATCTTCTACAAAGTTGTGATGATAGACCACGTCTGCACACAGCACATAGTTATAATTGTAGATGGTGCTCAGGAAGTCACGTTTCACATCCTGACCCCAGACCAGAGCTACCACCTGAGGTGTGTATCTGCAGCACTGCGTGTGAGGTTAAAGTTTAGATCTGACAACATCAGGCAGATCTGTGGCCATGGCACCTTGAGGTGAAAGTGGTGTAAAGAcctgtaaatgaaaataaatggtaattacaaacataattttaagtaataaaaaaattcctTTGAGCTTATACATTATAGTACACACAGGAAAAAAGAGATGTGATGTACCTAGTGAACTTGCCACTATATGGACACCAGTCCTGTTCCTGCTCCAAGTTCCAGCACTGCTTTATCCAGCAGATCAACATGTTCCCGGTTCTGCTCCAAATCCTGACAGAAAGACACAGCCTGTGtgcaaacacatacacatgcaaTCTTTGCAAACTCTACAAAACACTAAAGAACTCCTAATATAAGGTTTTAGTTAACTCTGCGTCATTCTAAACCCCAGGTAAGCAGAATCTTAGGTTATCTTGCTTCACACCTTGCACTGCTCAACATTTAGCTGGGgttatttacaattacaattaacaataacaatttaaCCCTGTTTATTAGTAGGCTGAGGTTTCACACTGTAAATACTTTACTTTGACAGtaaaatttatactttaaaaaaaaaaaaattctttatcgTAATGGTATGAAACTTGGTCAAGGTTTTAGCACTTGCTatatgaacaaacatacacacacaaaccctaAATTCATGGACACGAAATGAAAAAGGTTAAATTGTGCTGAAAAAAATTACTTCATTGGAAACAAATTTCATCTGGTGGAATGTTTTGTACTACACCCCAAAAAAAGAAACCTTTACTGAAAGCTCATGTTTTGGAAATCAACCTCAAATTTGCAACACAATTTGTTTAGATTCATCTTTTATATTCAATAACTTGATATAAAATTGAATTGTTGGCTGAAGTGAGAAAAAagttaaagtgaaattaaaaataattttcacttcaGCCAATAATCTGCAAAGTATCTTCTTTAGAAAGACACTAAATTTAAGTCTGTGCACCAAAGCATTGAAGATTTACAAATGTTTAAGTTGGATCTATGCTCAAAAAGTGGTTGACACGTATTAACGCTCAATACGATTAATATTAATGATCAGTAGTTGACACGTATTAACCATAAtgtgtacaatatatatacaaacctgattccaaaaaagttgggacactgtacaaattgtgagtaaaaaaggaatggaataatttacaaatctcataaactattttattcacaatagaatatagataacatatcaaatgttgaaagtgagacattttgaaatttcatgccaaatattggctcattttggatttcatgagagctacacattccaaaaaagttgggacaggtagcaataagaggccggaaaagttaaatgtacatataaggaacagctggaggaccaatttgcaacttattaggtcaattggcaacatgattgggtataaaaagagcctctcagagtggcagtgtctctcagaagtcaagataggcagaggatcaccaattcccccaatgctgtgtgaaaaatagtggaggaatatcagaaaggagtttctcagaaaaaaattgcaaagagtttgaagttatcatcatctacagtgcataatatcatccaaagattcagagaatctggaacaatctctgtgcgtaagggtcaaggctggaaaaccatactggatgcctgtgatcttcgggcccttagacggcactgcatcacatacaggaatgctactgtaatagaaatcacaacatgggctcaggaatacttccagaaaactttgtcggtgaacacaatccactgtgccatttcgccgttgccggctaaaactctataggtcaaaaaagaagccatatctaaacatgatccagaagcgcaggcgttttctctgggctaaggctcatttaaaatggactgtggcaaagtggaaaactgttctgtggtcagacgaatcaaaatttgaagttctttttggaaaactaggacgtcatgtcatctggactaaagagaaCAAGGACAATCCAaattgttatcagcgctcagttcagaagcctgcatctctgatggggttgcatgagtgtgtgtggcatgggcagcttacacatctggaaaggcaccatcaatgctgaaaggtatatccaagttctagaacaacatatgctcccatccaaacgtagtctctttcagggaagaccttgcatttttcaacatgacaatgccagacaacatactgcatcaattacaacatcatggctgcgtagaaggaggaTCTGGGttctgaaatggccagcctgcagtccagatctttcacccagagaaaacatttggcgcatcataaagaggaagatgcgacaaagaagacctaagacagttgagcaactagaagcctgttttagacaagaatgggacaacattcctaatcctaaacttgagcaacttgtctcctcagtccccagacgtttgcagactgttataaaaagaagaggggatgccacacagtggtaaacatggccttggtCCCAACTTTTTTCAGATGTGTAGTtttcatgaaatttaaaatcaacttatttttcccttaaaattatacattttctcagtttaaacatttgatatgtcatctatgttgtattctgaataaaatatttaaatttgaaccttccacatcattgcattctgtttttattcacaatttgtacagtgtcccaacttttttggaatcaggtttgtgtatatatatatattgacacagcaaatatgcaaataaaaacgtcaagcatatatataaaaatgctagatgttcttatttgcatatttgctgtGTCAGTGATTGGACGAAGACAGTGTGCAACCTATTTATGTAAATACTTCAGCTTTGCGCATCCTCATGTTGTTGCTGTCTCTATCGACTATTCCTGAATGGACATTTCatactattaaagggatactccaccccaaaatgaaaattttgtcctgaatcatttacccccatgctccaaacccgtaaaagcttcgttcgtctttttaaggtattttggatgaaaaccaggaggtttgtgactgttctattgactgccaagtaaattacactgtcatggtccagaaaagtatgaaagacatcatcagaatagtccatctgccatcagtggttcagccgtaATGTtgtgaagcgacaagaatactttttgtaggcgatgaaaactttattcaacaattcatctcctctctgtctcttcacatcaccgtagcgccattttggagaacatccgctgaacacaagcagcttacgctcttctgtatcagccaccctgcacagatgcactgttttctttcaaatcaaagtgtaaatacctACAGTCTAtggtaaatacatgtagaaaacgtatccttgtgtcgcggctgacacagaagagcataagctgcttgcgttcagcggatattctccaaaatagcACTAcggtattttttaaatatttattatacaactGTTCAACCAGCCTAATGTGAAAATGCACATGAAAATGTGATCATGCACATATCTGTACCAtctgaaacaaatacaaaaactttaCTGGTTTAAGATGAAATTTAGGTGGAATATTTGGTTTATTACACATGCACTTATTTGGTGAATTTAACAATTCTTGTTTCTATAGTCTTGAGTCCAGGAATCAGAATACATGAGCAGTGTATATTCttatttcacaattctttttatttttattactgttttaaatgtaaaagtctgtTTGGTGATGCTAGTGGCACAAAAATGATACACTTTACCTTTAAAACCTCTTGTACTAAagttcatttgtaacattatgacTGTCCCAGGGTCCACCGCTGGCTTCACAACAAACGTGTGTGTCACACCAAGTGGCTCTTTCTTTATCCCATAGATGATGCATAGAAACACAGGAACCCAGGCATTCTTGGCCAGATGATGGGATGGAAAACGGCCTCCATGGTAGGCTCATGGTGATGATAGCTATTAGCATACCAGCACCTGGCTAAAGCCTTTGTGAAGCTTTAGTTAAAAAAGCTCTGCAAGGATTTAACACTGAGTGACCTTTCAGTTAACAGCTAAATGATTACTATTGGAATGAAAATTACAGTCATAGAtacagtgataaaatataacaaaaacacttttatgaCAATAAGattcacttttatttaatatgattttacagctttatttaaacatacagtaGAAGTGTTCTAGCTAGTAAACAAATTGCTTAAAACTAAATGAATCAGTTGtggtttattaaaaattttattattattatttttttataaacaatgcaagacaaatttaataaaaacatgggTTGATTACTGAATGACccttatagatttttattttaaaagcaataataataataatgattattatttattattttttcataaaagtcACTGTATAGCAGGTTAGGTTAACCTTCTGGCTGTCTAAACTGGACAGGAACAGATGAATGGTTTGGGTATTGTGCATGGTACATCCCTGAACGCCAGATCATCTGAAAATAGACAAAGCTTTGTAAAAACTAGTAAAGACAGATCATGAAAAGAGGAAAGCATCTCTATAAAAGGAAAACAGAGAATACAATATAGGTGAAGGAGTTAGAGGAtttataaacttttcttttggatctGTGCAATGAATGCAactttttattgactttttatatagatttttgttAACTGTTGTTCAGTAGCAACACTTACTCCATGTCTCCACACAGTTCTCCATCCCGCCAGCATTATTGGCTCTTTCTCTCCCAGGTTCCATTTGTATTTCTGGATCTTCAACCACTATATACTCAGCCTCAAGTGTAGGCTCCTCCTTTGctgcattttcttctttttcatcttcCACCTCTATATTAGTTTCATACTCTAACAGTTGTACAGATTCCTCCACAGGTACGATGTTTCTGTTAATCTGAATGGCAATTATTTCTGGCTCAGTCTCTAGTTCTGTCTCTGGCATCTCTTCAGACAGGTAATCTGCCTCTAGAATAGGCTCCTCCAACATCACTTGTGTCTCTTCTGGTACTCTGTGTTCCTCTGTTGTCTCTGGCTCCAGCAGCACTGAATCAGGCTCCAACATACTTGAATCTGCAACAGCTTCATGCTGCATCAGAGGACCTTGCTCTGCTTCTGTGTGCTCTGCTGTTGGTTCTTTTTCATCCGCTGGCACCTTCACCGCTTGATCAGGAAGTTTCTCATCCTGAACTGGTGGACTGGCAGAAGCTACAGAAGCTAGTAGTGATCAGAAAGTAATAATGTTAAACAATCTAgagattaaatataattatttaccacttttaatattttatttaacatttagctGGTAAGATATTCTAACCTTTCACCAATAATAACTActtcaaaaaagaagaagatactTTGTTGAAGATGCATAGTTAAAATATGTAGTTTAAAGTGTTAGTATATTcccaagttttaaaaaataagggTGCACTATTGTTTTATTCCACACTCAAAAGAGCAAGGTTTTACATAAGCAAATAAAAAGTGAAAGCATTTATACCAGTGTTTACAGAAAGCTGCATTAAGTGCATGGACAAGGGTATAAAAAATAGGACACcatgttaaatattaaactaaCACAGTTAATATTAACCGTATGTTTGAACGATATGTAACACAGATCATACCTGTTATGGCAAGAACCAGGAAGAGTAATTTTCTCATCTTGTCAAAAATCTGTTGCTTTCTGCAAAGagatgatttaataataaaaccaacataaataaattaatcaattattttagttttcacttAATGAAGTTTTTATTGACTGTAATTCATAAAAACCCTCTTCATTTAAGAAGGGACTGGGCTACActgaaagaaaatgttatttaaatttaataaaagttagttatgttaaaatattatttaatatcactgaATCAGATtatcaagattataaaaaaaagaagagaaaaaaagaaagacaaaagatttaatttttcattaatatgtACAGTAGATGGTTATACTCACCATGTGTTGATCTTGTTGGTCTGTACTGGCCTGCGTTTCTCTCAGTGCTGTGAGATTTAATCAGTGCTTCTTATAAAAACCTTTAGGACAGTTTTATGCCCTTTGTCTTATCTTCACAtactttgaccattctctgtagatcctaTCTTCTTGCTCACCACAAATAGTTGATTGTGTACGAAGCCTGCACTCTATTGGTATAAAACCCAAGGCTAGGCAATTTAGTAATCACAGCCAGGACACGTCCAGGACAAAGAGAACATAATTGTGCATTCTCTCTGTATAGGCCTACTACTTGTCAAAATCTTGAACACACAGGCTCTTTATTTTTCACTACTGTTGCATTTTCCCATActaataacagcagagtggagtgtgtctgtgtgtgtgagcacagGCTTGTATGGCTAACATCATGTGTGGATTTGACAACAGCACAGCAACTGACACTGTGGACAGGTGTTATATGCAATGGGTATATCAAAATGCCATGTTATACGGAGGAAAGGAATACTGTGGGTAAAGCAGCTGTCAAAAGTTTCATACCCACAAGCCTCACAGTCACTGTGAGGTCTCAAAAGTATAACGCACGAACAATGCATCCCTGTTCATATGAAACCAAATCCCATAGAAGAAAAGCTGTAAAACTACATATTATCTCTCTAATGTTATCTTAATTGCAAAGATATATTCTTCAGAATTATGACAGACAAATTGCATGACTTCAGCacttttacaattaatttacCACTTCAAACTGTTTTTCATCCCTTTTTTTCCAGTCTGAATGTTTTCCTGCATCTTAAGAACTTGGTCTGACCCTTTTTAGAGTTTGATTTAGTTGTTGCAACCCATTATAAGTTGATGCAATCATTAAATTATACCTTTGActtgaattaaaaacaatacattttaacttagacaaaatatttaaaagtgcatAGCAGAAAAGTAGCCTACTGTGAAGTTATCCACCATtgtcataaaaagaaaatataattatagaaaAACGTGTGaaagaaaagtgtgtttttaataggaaaggaaatgcatatttatttatgttttacaggGGGGAAAAGTGTCTACCACGCGTACCTACAAAAATACTATGATAAGAAACCATTTTATCTTATACAAACGTCGCTCATATGCAGATCGTCGACACATGTCTCACAGCATTTGCGCCGTGCTCGCTTAGCGTCCTGACGAGAGCGCGCAAACCATCTTGAAGACCTTTCGAAGAGCAAGAAGCACATCAGACTCACCACGCG
Encoded proteins:
- the LOC109076902 gene encoding cytadherence high molecular weight protein 1-like, which encodes MRKLLFLVLAITASVASASPPVQDEKLPDQAVKVPADEKEPTAEHTEAEQGPLMQHEAVADSSMLEPDSVLLEPETTEEHRVPEETQVMLEEPILEADYLSEEMPETELETEPEIIAIQINRNIVPVEESVQLLEYETNIEVEDEKEENAAKEEPTLEAEYIVVEDPEIQMEPGRERANNAGGMENCVETWNDLAFRDVPCTIPKPFICSCPV